The segment GTCCGTGTGGTGGCGGGCCGGGGACCTCAGTCGTTGTCGGGGGCGTGGTCGCCGAGGTCGAGGAGGAGGGTGCGCAGGAGGTCGGCGAGTTGGTGTCGCTGGGTGGGGGTGAGTGCGGACAGCAGGCGCTGTTCGCGGTCGAGGTGGGCGACGAGGGCGGTGTCGATGAGTTGGTGGCCTTCGTCGGTGAGGCCGATGAGGACGCTGCGGCGGTTGTCGGGGTCGGTGTCGCGGTGGACGAGGTTCTTGGCGACGAGTCGGTCGATGCGGTTGGTGATGGCGCCGGAGGTGACCATGGTGGAGGCGACGAGGGCGCCGGCGGTGAGGCGGTGGGGTGGGTCGGCGCGGCGCAGGGTGGCGAGGATGTCGAACTCTCCCCTGTTGAGTCCGTGGGTGGCGAATCCGTCGCGGAGTTGGGTGTCGAGGAGTTGGGCGGCGCGTGAGATGCGTCCGATGACGCCCATGGGGGTGGGGTCGAGGTCGGGGCGTTGGGTGTGCCATTGGGTGAGGACGCGGTCGACCGCGTCGGTTGGTGAGCCCATGTCGGAGTTCCCCTCAACAGTGCTGTCTTAACGTTGAAGTGTTTGACACGAAGATAGCAGTCGACCTATTGTTTCAGCGTCAAACATTTCAATGTTGAGAGGTGTTCTTGTGTCCTCCCCCACCCTCGACCCGCGATCCCCCGCCCCACCCGCCGAACCCCGCCGTGGCCTGTGGGCCATCACCGCCCTCACCGCGCTCGCCCCCGTCGCCTGGGGGTCCACCTACCTGGTCACCACCGAGTGGCTGCCCCCCGACCGCCCCCTGTTCTCCGCCCTGGTACGCGCCCTGCCCGCGGGACTCCTGCTCCTCGCCTTCACCCGGGTCGCGCCCACCGGCCACTGGTGGTGGCGCGCCACCGTGCTGGGAACCCTGAACATGGGCGCGTTCTTCGCGCTGCTGTTCGTCGCCGCCTATCGACTGCCCGGGGGCGTCGCGGCCACCCTCTCCGCGGCCCAACCCCTCATGGTCGCCCTGCTCGCCCTCCCGCTCCTCGCCCAACGCCCCACCCCGTGGCGACTGGGCTGGGGTGTGGCCGGGGTGCTGGGCGTCGCGTTGATGGTGCTGCGCGGCACCGTCACCCTCGACCCGATCGGCGTCACCGCCGGACTCGCCGGGACCGCGGCCATGGCCACCGGCATCGTGCTCACCAAACGATGGGGACGCCCCGTCGGGGTCGCCGCGTTCACCGGATGGCAGCTCACCGCCGGCGGCCTCGTCATCGCCCCGT is part of the Spiractinospora alimapuensis genome and harbors:
- a CDS encoding MarR family winged helix-turn-helix transcriptional regulator, which gives rise to MGSPTDAVDRVLTQWHTQRPDLDPTPMGVIGRISRAAQLLDTQLRDGFATHGLNRGEFDILATLRRADPPHRLTAGALVASTMVTSGAITNRIDRLVAKNLVHRDTDPDNRRSVLIGLTDEGHQLIDTALVAHLDREQRLLSALTPTQRHQLADLLRTLLLDLGDHAPDND
- a CDS encoding EamA family transporter, producing MSSPTLDPRSPAPPAEPRRGLWAITALTALAPVAWGSTYLVTTEWLPPDRPLFSALVRALPAGLLLLAFTRVAPTGHWWWRATVLGTLNMGAFFALLFVAAYRLPGGVAATLSAAQPLMVALLALPLLAQRPTPWRLGWGVAGVLGVALMVLRGTVTLDPIGVTAGLAGTAAMATGIVLTKRWGRPVGVAAFTGWQLTAGGLVIAPFALLIEGAPPPLDLSAVAGYTWLAGVGTLLAYVAWFHGLSTLPVQAVSFLPLLSPVVATLLGWLVLTETLTLPQTLGFLLALVAIGAAQFSPTLTRPTPGTRTPE